Sequence from the Symbiopectobacterium purcellii genome:
TGGCATTTAACAGTGGCTGCATTCCTCCCAGGTATTTCAGCAGCATTTGACGACGTTTTGGGCCCACCCCTTCAATCAGCTCCAGCGAACTGGTGTTTTTTACTTTTGCCCGTTTCTTGCGGTGCCCGGCGATAGCGTGGTCGTGCGAGTCATCGCGAATATGCTGAATAACGTGCAACGCTGGCGAATCCGCGGGTAAGGCGAACCCTTCCCCGGTCGCTTCGAAAAACAACGTTTCCAATCCCGCCTTGCGCTCTGTCCCTTTGGCAACGCCAAGCAGCAGCGGTTTGCGTTTATCCCACGGCACATCCAGCTCATCGAACACCGCGAGCGCCTGCCCTAATTGCCCCTTTCCACCATCGATAACAATCACATCGGGAATTTTGCTCTCTTCTAACGCTTTACCATAGCGACGTTTCAGAACCTGATTCATGGCCGCGTAGTCATCCCCCGGCGTGATGCCAGTGATATTGTAACGGCGATACTCCGAACGCAGCGGCCCATTGGCATCAAACACCACGCAGGATGCTACCGTCTGCTCCCCCATGGTATGGCTGATATCAAAACACTCCATCCGCCCGATGTTTTCCAGATGAAGTACATCCGCTAACGCCTTTAAGCGCTGGTGGATAGTGGACTGCTGCGAGAGTTTAGTGACCAATGCCGTGGCCGCATTGGTGCGTGCCAGTTTCAAATAGCGGGCGCGATCGCCGCGCGGTTTAGTTTGGATATGAATACGTCGCCCCGCGACCTCAGACAGCGATTCTGCCAATACTTCTTTCTCTGGCAACGCAAAATCCAACAAGATTTCGCTCGGCAGCGTGCGCGACAAACTGCCTTGCAGATAGAATTGACCGACAAACGTCTGAACCACTTCCGCCAGTTCCGTTCCGGCCGGTATTTTGGGGAAATAGCTGCGGCTTCCCAGCACTTTGCCTTGACGAATAAAGAGCACATGCACACAGGCCATACCGGCATCGAAGGAAACGCCTATCACATCCAGATCTTCGCCATCGCCCGAAACAAATTGCTTTTCGGTGACGCGACGCACCGCTTGAATCTGATCGCGAATACGGGCCGCCTCTTCAAAATCCAACTGGCGGCTAGCGGCTTCCATACGCGCCACCAGTTGATTGAGCACCTGCTGATCTTTACCTGAGAGAAAAAGCCGCACATATTCTACCTGCTGGCGGTAGCCTTCTTCACTGACCAGCCCGGTAACACAGGGGCCAAGGCAGCGCCCAATCTGATACTGGAGACAAGGCCGCGAGCGGTTTCGATACACGCTGTTTTCACACTGGCGAATAGGGAAAAGCTTTTGCAGCAGCACCAACGTTTCACGCACGGCATTGCCGTTTGGAAAAGGGCCAAAATACTCCCCTTTAGCGTGCTTGGCACCGCGATGGACGGCTAACCGTGGGTGAGTATCGCCACTGAGAAAGATCATCGGGTACGATTTATCATCACGCAGCAATACGTTATAGCGCGGCTGATAAAGCTTGATATAGTTGTGTTCAAGCAGCAGCGCTTCGGTTTCGGTATGGGTGATGGTGACATCAATCTGGTGAATAGCCTTCACCAGCGCTTCCGTCTTACGGCTGGCAACGTTGCTGCGGAAGTAACTTGCGAGGCGCTTTTTTAGATCTTTTGCTTTCCCGACATAGATGACCGTGTTGCTCTCATCATACATACGGTATACACCAGGCTGGCTGGTGACGGTTTTCAAAAATGCGGGGGAATCGAAATGTTCACTCACTGCTTAACCTTCGCTCACTGCCTGTTATTCACTGCTCATGGACGGCTCCGCGTTAAACAATCCGTGGCGGATAGCCAAATGAGTCAACTCAACATCACCACTCACATTCAGTTTGCTAAACATGCGGTAACGGTAACTGTTTACGGTTTTCGGACTCAGGCTTAACCGTTCGGAGATTTCCGTGACCTTTTGCCCCTGAGTGATCATCATCATAATTTGTAATTCACGTTCAGACAAACATGCCAGCGGGGTTTCGGTGTGCGGAGCCAACTGGCTCAATGCCATACGTTGTGCAATATCAGAAGCAATATAACGACTACCCGCATGCACCGCGCGAATAGCACAAATCACTTCCTGCGGCGCAGCCCCTTTGCTGAGGTAACCCGCAGCACCCGCCTGCATGACTTTAGCAGGTAATGGATTTTCGGTGTAAATGGTTAGCATGATAATTTTAATTGCAGGCGCAAAACGCGCTATCTTGCGCGTGGCTTCAAGTCCACCGATCCCTGGCATGTTCATGTCCATCAAGACGACATCGACAGGATGCTGACGGCACCATTTAACCGCATCTTCACCACAGTGCGCCTCGCCAACTACCTTTAGCCCTTTGGTGTCGTCGAGAATGTGCCTGATCCCTGTTCGCACCAGTTCATGGTCATCTACAAGAAAAACGCTAATCAAAAATTATTCTCCGAAAAGGGTGTAACGCTGAACGCCACGCAACCGCAGATGGAAGCGACAATTTTTTGAAAAAATTATAAAACAGCGACATTTCACGCTTATACCCTAAATAATTCACGTTGCAGGACAGCGACAAACGAGAAAGAATGTTTGTTACACATTCGAGCAGCCTCTGCACGTGGCCGAAAGGTGAACGTCAGAAACGAAGTTCATTAATCCTGACACTTTCTCAAGTCAGTGATTGGGAGCAACAGACGTAGCGACCGCGCGTGCAACGTGAAGTATGACGGGTATATCGACGTATATAGCAACAATAACCCAATGTCGCTGAATCAGAGCGACAAAATACCTAAAACATCATGATACACATCAGTCACAGCCATGCCACATAAATTTGATGTTACAGCGGTAAGAGAGTGGTTTTATTCGTTATTCAGTGGATTGCGCACGCAATGTTCATTGGCGTGGTATTGGACTGTTGCTATACACGGCAATAAAAAGCACACATGTGTTAATTTAAACACCCCTTACATTTTCTTTTCATCGCGCTGTCATTCCTTATTCCCATTTAGATGCCGGTAAGATGGCAGATACAATTGAAATGAAATGTATCCCTCGCAACATTTACAATACATAATGCGAACCTTGTTAGTTAAAAAAGATAAAAAAGTTGCACTGCGAACAGAAAAGCATCATTACTTCCCTGGCATAATCGATCCAACACCACCGCGTAACGCACTGTGTTATACTCTCGCGCATTCCAAAGCCCCACTGCGCAAACGAGCCATCATGCTTAGCGCAGAATAAGGCGTTCCACACTATTGTGCTTGTTAAGGAGAGCGCATGAGCAACGTAGATTTTTCTACTGGCAAATCCGTTGAAACACTGGCAGATGAAGTAACTTGTTTAAAAGCAATGATTACGCTCCTGCTAAAAGCCATCGGTCAGGCAGATGCCGGAAAAGTGATCATCAATATGGAAAAACAGATCGCTCAACTCGACGATCCCGCGCAGGCAGAAGTCTTTTCCACCACGCTGAAACAGATTAAACACGCTTATCGCCAATAACCACAGCAGGTTAAGTCTGGAGGCCAGATCCTTCTGGCCGTTTCTATCTCCGCACACCGTCTCAATGTCAGACCTGACGTTCACCCATCAGCGTTTGCAATTTGAGCAACAACGCGTGTTCCATCGATTTATAGTGCGTCAAATCCAGAACATAAACCTTATCGAACAGGCGTTTTCGGGAAAGTTGCTTGATTTCATCTACCAGCGACTTTAACTCACTGTAACACCCATTAATCTTGTACTCCGACGACTGTTCGGTACAGATAATCTCATGGATTACCTGACTGAGGGCCGAAAGTGGGATTACGGCATTCGGATCCTGATAGCTTGTTTCAACCACTGCCAAGAGTTTTTCTATCCCCATGAACCCCTCCTGATTGAATGAAGTTGTTGCATGACATATCTGGAGCGCTACGCGATGCATCAAGGCAAACAGCGCTTAACAACGTGCAAGCCGTAGTGCGAAAAGTATAGCAGGTCTACATAGAACAGGATGCGTAAGACACTCCGTCAGTGATCCACGCCGCGACAGAAACAACGCTTTGTGCGTAATCATCAAGCCATGACAACATAGAAACAATAATTCAGTAACCGGAGGATTATTTAATCAGGCAACAGAGGAATAAACGGTACATAAATAAGAGGTGAATATGTCAACTCATGGATATAAATAAAGCAATAAATAACGTTCCACCGAAAATCATTTATTATAAATAGCGGATAAAATCGCGGGAAATAAAGCAGTATGAAATGTTGGTGGGTCGTGCAGGGTTCGAACCTGCGACCAATTGATTAAGAGTCAACTGCTCTACCAACTGAGCTAACGACCCAACGCCGTGGATTATTCTCCCGTTGCCTGCCGCTGTCAAACGGTTAATTCGATTTTTTTCTTTTCGCTCCCAACCATGAAAATCCGATTGTCGACAAAAGCCGATTTTGTTAGTCTTGCCCACGTTTATATCCGTCATCTCAATTCCTAGTATGCCAGCCTTGTTCGAACAGAAAATACACAGACGTAAAACGTGCGAATGTTCACCTTCTCTATGCCACGTCCTCGGTATCATGCGCGGCATTACCAGGTTGGTTTAACAGGATCTATATATACCTATCGCTATCATCAGAGAGCCATTCAAGAGCTCAACACAACATCACCGACAAAAACAGGAAATTTAACACATGGTAGATAACGTCAAAGAGGTCGACGACCTTACCTCAGGCCATGATGAAGGCCTAAGGCGCAACCTGACCAACCGGCATATACAGCTTATTGCTATCGGTGGCGCTATCGGCACCGGTTTATTTATGGGGTCGGGTAAAACCATCAGCCTGGCAGGCCCTTCGATCATCTTCGTCTATATGATCATCGGGTTTATGCTGTTCTTCGTTATGCGCGCAATGGGCGAATTACTGCTCTCCAATCTCGAATACAAATCCTTCAGCGACTTTGCCGCTGACCTGCTGGGACCTTGGGCAGGCTTTTTCACCGGATGGACCTACTGGTTCTGTTGGGTGGTGACGGGCATCGCCGATGTGGTCGCCATCAGCGCCTATACCCAGTTCTGGTTTCCCGAACTTTCGCAATGGGTGTCTTCTTTATTGTGTGTGCTGCTGTTGCTCACGCTTAATCTCGCGACGGTCAAACTGTTCGGAGAAATGGAGTTCTGGTTTGCCATGGTCAAGATCGTGGCAATTGTCGCTCTGATTATCCTCGGTGCGGTGTTGGTTTTCATGCACTTCCCTTCCCCATCAGGTTCAGTCGCCTCTTTCACTAACCTGTGGGATCACGGTGGCATGTTCCCGAAAGGGATAAGCGGATTTTTTGCCGGGTTCCAGATAGCGGTCTTTGCCTTCGTCGGGATCGAACTGGTCGGTACTACCGCCGCGGAAACCAAAAACCCTCAAGTGGTGCTGCCGCGAGCCATGAATGCCATACCTATCCGTATCATCATGTTTTACGTCTTCTCGCTGATCATGATCATGTCCGTTACGCCGTGGAACGCGATTGCCGCCGACCGTAGCCCCTTCGTAGAGATGTTCGTATTGGTCGGATTCCCCGCCGCCGCCAGCGTGATCAATTTTGTCGTACTGACTTCGGCAGCCTCTTCCGCCAACAGCGGCGTATTCTCTACCAGCCGGATGCTGTTCGGATTGGCAAAACAGGGCGATGCACCTGCGGCCTTTGCACATCTGTCAAAACGCGCTGTCCCTGCAACAGGACTACTGTTCTCTTGCATCTGTCTGCTCAGTGGCGTTGTGCTGATTTACCTGATTCCGAATGTGATGACCGTGTTTACGCTGGTCACAACGGTTTCCGCCATTCTGTTCATGTTTATCTGGAGCATCATCCTGTGCTCTTATCTTAAATATCGGAAAACGCGGCCTAAGTTGCATGCCAATTCCACCTACAAAATGCCGTTAGGTATTATCATGTGCTGGGTATGCTTGGTCTTTTTTGCGGGTGTAATTGTTCTGCTGAGATTGCAACCGGACACATTACAGGCACTAATGGTGACACCGCTTTGGTTTGTCCTTCTTGCAATTGCTTATCAGTTCTTGCTGAAGAAAAAACAGAGCGCTTAATCCCGTATAAATCATTGCAGGCATTCATACTAAAGACGCTTATTATTGGCGTCTTTAGCTTTTAATACGTTTCCTGCGCGGGCAACTCACCCATCAAAACAGAGTTAATAACTCTAGACATAATTAAAGACGAAATGTGAAACAGCCTTTCATTTAGCAAATAGATGATGCTATAGAGCCGTTCAATCACTCAGGTGAATGGATAGATGCCATTCCACTGATATTTCTAAGAAGCAGATAGACATCGTCTCTTTCACCAACAGGCATCGTTTCCCGCCTTACAAGGAGATCAATTTCGCCCTTCAATTTGATCAATTTATGATCATCCATTGTGGAAATAACCGCAGAAACCAGCATTTCAAGAGATGCGACGCGAGTCTGAAGCCGCTTCTCATCTGCCTCCTTTTGCGCCAGTTTGATGAGTAATTGAGAAAGAAGAGTATTCATTTGAACTCCTTCATCAAAAATAATGCACCTGTGAGTAGCCCAGTATAAAGTGATATGCGCCTGCGGAGAAAACAGGAATTGAGATTAATGTAACACTAGAATTGCATCTTCTACCAGCACCAGAATAAAACATTATTGAGTTAGCGCGTGGACTGGCAAATAATACGAAAGGAGCCTGGATTACTTACAATGAAATCCAACGGCGGTCAGTGATAAAGAGAGATGACCAGCCACCATAACGATGGCTGGTGTTGCACAATCAGATATTAACAGCCTGCCGCACACTATTGACGGCAGTTTTCGCCTGCTCATATTGGTGCAGGATAGTTTGTGCGTGTGAGTAAAGAATTTTCCCTGCTTCAGTCGGCGTAACACCACGTCGGCTACGAACTAACAGTTGCTTTTCCAATTCACTTTCCAGCTTAGCCACCTGCTGGCTTAATGCTGGCTGTGCAATGTGTAACAACTCGGCAGCCTGTGTCAGGCTACCAATATCAACGATTTTAACAAAATATTTGAGCCGCCTTAGATTCATTTTCGCCTCCTGAGTAGTTACTCTTTTGAGGTAGCAAGAAGCGCGCCACTTTGTTCTACGTTGTGATTCTCATATTCATTTTGTGAGCACAGTTGCCCGTAAAATAAGGAAAAGAAATGGTTGGGCTATTTTTTTGCACTGCCGCCATCGCAAAGTCGCGTCAGGAAAGCAACAAGCCACTGCACCAGCATAAGGCAAACTTTGCTATATCAGGGTGCAATCCCTGATTGACCGCCAGAGGATAGGCCGTACACATCATGATAAAATCACTTATCAACACCATGATAATTCAAAGAATTGACTATTAGATCGGCAATCGGTAAAGATTGTGCATCACACCCTTTGACAAGCCCATACGCTATCGCTATTATCCACCGCACTCACCGATTCCTCTGTAGTTCAGTCGGTAGAACGGCGGACTGTTAATCCGTATGTCACTGGTTCGAGTCCAGTCAGAGGAGCCAAATTAAAGAAAGCAGACGTTCACTGACGTCTGCTTTTTTGCTTTTTATCAATTGGTTATCTCCTTCTTCAGGTTCGCCCTCGTTCACCAAAAAACACTCGAAGCCATACCCTTTTGCTGGTAAAAATACGGGTAAAGCTGGTTCCCATCAAAAAGATAAAGAAGCTGGGCTATCTGGAAATTGCCATGCGGGTGAAGCCGTATGCAACCACCATCATGCGTTATGCCGTCCAGCAAAAGATGATCCGTTTCAATCCAGCCTATGATTTGGAAGGTGCGGTTCAGAAACCACAAACGGAACACCGCCCCGCTATCGAGCTGGTAGAGATACACACCTTACGGGAACGTATTGAAGGCTATCAGGGCGTAGCAGACTGACCTGACTTGTGATAAAACTCAATCCGCTCAAGTGAACTCCGCTTTGCCAGAGGGCCAGAGATCGATTTCAAAAGTGCCTTGTGAGTTACCCCTGAACAGCGTGAAGCCATTGAAGGGATCAAGCATTCAGGCAGTGGAGCAAAAATGCGCAGAAAGCATTATGTTCCTCTGTGTAGTCAAGCATTGGCAATTTTGGAAGAGCTCAAAGACCTCACCGATGACGTTAACGGTGATGAGGGTTTTATCCTGACGGGCTGTTATGATGCGATGAGGCCTATGAGCGAAAACACCATCAAAAAAGCATTGCGCAAAGTGGGCTATGACACCAAAACCGATCTCTGTGGTCACGGCTTTCGAACGCTGGCGTATAGTGCCTTAATTGAATCGGGTATCTGGCCTGAAGATGTGGTTGAACTTCAGATGAGCCACATCGAAAAGAACAACGTTCGT
This genomic interval carries:
- the uvrC gene encoding excinuclease ABC subunit UvrC: MSEHFDSPAFLKTVTSQPGVYRMYDESNTVIYVGKAKDLKKRLASYFRSNVASRKTEALVKAIHQIDVTITHTETEALLLEHNYIKLYQPRYNVLLRDDKSYPMIFLSGDTHPRLAVHRGAKHAKGEYFGPFPNGNAVRETLVLLQKLFPIRQCENSVYRNRSRPCLQYQIGRCLGPCVTGLVSEEGYRQQVEYVRLFLSGKDQQVLNQLVARMEAASRQLDFEEAARIRDQIQAVRRVTEKQFVSGDGEDLDVIGVSFDAGMACVHVLFIRQGKVLGSRSYFPKIPAGTELAEVVQTFVGQFYLQGSLSRTLPSEILLDFALPEKEVLAESLSEVAGRRIHIQTKPRGDRARYLKLARTNAATALVTKLSQQSTIHQRLKALADVLHLENIGRMECFDISHTMGEQTVASCVVFDANGPLRSEYRRYNITGITPGDDYAAMNQVLKRRYGKALEESKIPDVIVIDGGKGQLGQALAVFDELDVPWDKRKPLLLGVAKGTERKAGLETLFFEATGEGFALPADSPALHVIQHIRDDSHDHAIAGHRKKRAKVKNTSSLELIEGVGPKRRQMLLKYLGGMQPLLNASIDDIANVPGISHALAEKIFHALKH
- the uvrY gene encoding UvrY/SirA/GacA family response regulator transcription factor is translated as MISVFLVDDHELVRTGIRHILDDTKGLKVVGEAHCGEDAVKWCRQHPVDVVLMDMNMPGIGGLEATRKIARFAPAIKIIMLTIYTENPLPAKVMQAGAAGYLSKGAAPQEVICAIRAVHAGSRYIASDIAQRMALSQLAPHTETPLACLSERELQIMMMITQGQKVTEISERLSLSPKTVNSYRYRMFSKLNVSGDVELTHLAIRHGLFNAEPSMSSE
- a CDS encoding DUF2594 family protein, translating into MSNVDFSTGKSVETLADEVTCLKAMITLLLKAIGQADAGKVIINMEKQIAQLDDPAQAEVFSTTLKQIKHAYRQ
- the cycA gene encoding D-serine/D-alanine/glycine transporter — its product is MVDNVKEVDDLTSGHDEGLRRNLTNRHIQLIAIGGAIGTGLFMGSGKTISLAGPSIIFVYMIIGFMLFFVMRAMGELLLSNLEYKSFSDFAADLLGPWAGFFTGWTYWFCWVVTGIADVVAISAYTQFWFPELSQWVSSLLCVLLLLTLNLATVKLFGEMEFWFAMVKIVAIVALIILGAVLVFMHFPSPSGSVASFTNLWDHGGMFPKGISGFFAGFQIAVFAFVGIELVGTTAAETKNPQVVLPRAMNAIPIRIIMFYVFSLIMIMSVTPWNAIAADRSPFVEMFVLVGFPAAASVINFVVLTSAASSANSGVFSTSRMLFGLAKQGDAPAAFAHLSKRAVPATGLLFSCICLLSGVVLIYLIPNVMTVFTLVTTVSAILFMFIWSIILCSYLKYRKTRPKLHANSTYKMPLGIIMCWVCLVFFAGVIVLLRLQPDTLQALMVTPLWFVLLAIAYQFLLKKKQSA
- a CDS encoding anti-adapter protein IraP translates to MNTLLSQLLIKLAQKEADEKRLQTRVASLEMLVSAVISTMDDHKLIKLKGEIDLLVRRETMPVGERDDVYLLLRNISGMASIHSPE